A single window of Candidatus Bathyarchaeota archaeon DNA harbors:
- a CDS encoding thermosome subunit — MAVESAPELAGTPILILKEGTTRSRGREAQHANITAARIIAETVKSSLGPKGMDKMLVDSFG, encoded by the coding sequence CCCCGGAACTTGCTGGGACTCCGATTTTAATATTAAAGGAGGGTACTACCAGATCTAGAGGTAGAGAAGCTCAACATGCAAATATAACTGCCGCTAGAATTATCGCTGAAACTGTAAAAAGCTCTTTGGGTCCAAAAGGTATGGATAAAATGCTTGTGGATAGCTTCGGC